One region of Streptomyces leeuwenhoekii genomic DNA includes:
- a CDS encoding type II toxin-antitoxin system VapB family antitoxin — MIFKRIGNGRPYPDHGRESTRQWADVAPRPVRLDQLVTTKQQLDLETLLAEDSTFYGDLFAHVVKWQGDLYLEDGLHRAVRAALQQRQVLHARVLELD; from the coding sequence GTGATCTTCAAGCGCATCGGAAACGGCCGGCCGTACCCCGACCACGGCCGGGAGAGCACCCGGCAGTGGGCGGACGTCGCGCCGCGCCCGGTCCGCCTCGATCAGCTCGTCACCACCAAGCAGCAGCTCGACCTGGAGACCCTGCTCGCCGAGGACTCCACCTTCTACGGCGACCTCTTCGCGCACGTCGTGAAGTGGCAGGGCGACCTGTACCTGGAGGACGGCCTCCACCGCGCGGTGCGCGCGGCGCTCCAGCAGCGCCAGGTGCTGCACGCGCGCGTCCTCGAACTCGACTGA
- a CDS encoding HdeD family acid-resistance protein: MTEPPSGSPWGPEYDDRRVHARHAPAAGPPGGHEPEPPFEGPLHLLARSAWQTVLLTGAASLVLGVLVLVWPGASLLAAGVLFGLYLLISGVLQLAAAFGTHRTTSLRVLAFVSGAVCVLLGLFCFRGPLRSVLLLALWIGVGWLFRGITHTVAAAHDPGTPARGWQMLLGVVTAFAGAVLIVSPFESVAVLTVVGGCWLVAVGAVEILTALRIRGRARQVPRAL, from the coding sequence ATGACCGAGCCACCGAGCGGCTCCCCGTGGGGTCCCGAGTACGACGACCGCCGGGTCCACGCCCGGCACGCGCCCGCCGCCGGGCCGCCCGGCGGACACGAGCCCGAACCGCCCTTCGAAGGGCCGCTGCACCTGCTGGCCCGGAGCGCCTGGCAGACCGTGTTGCTCACCGGCGCCGCCTCCCTCGTCCTGGGCGTACTGGTCCTGGTGTGGCCGGGGGCGTCCCTGCTCGCTGCCGGGGTGCTGTTCGGTCTCTACCTCCTGATCAGCGGGGTGCTGCAACTCGCCGCCGCCTTCGGCACGCACCGGACCACCTCCCTGCGCGTCCTCGCCTTCGTCAGCGGCGCGGTCTGCGTGCTGCTGGGCCTGTTCTGCTTCCGCGGCCCCCTGCGGTCGGTCCTGCTGCTCGCCCTGTGGATCGGCGTCGGCTGGCTGTTCCGCGGGATCACGCACACCGTGGCCGCCGCCCACGACCCCGGGACGCCCGCCCGCGGCTGGCAGATGCTCCTCGGTGTGGTCACCGCCTTCGCCGGCGCCGTCCTGATCGTCTCGCCGTTCGAGTCGGTCGCCGTCCTCACCGTCGTCGGCGGCTGCTGGCTCGTGGCCGTCGGCGCGGTCGAGATCCTCACCGCCCTGCGGATCCGCGGTCGCGCCCGCCAGGTGCCCCGGGCCCTGTGA
- a CDS encoding HhH-GPD-type base excision DNA repair protein — translation MNVTLHLAQDPEADELLGRSPLAALTGMLLDQQIPMEWAFKGPATIARRMGAEDLDAHEIAAYDPEEFAALLSEKPAVHRYPGSMAGRIQQLCQYLVEHYDGDAEAVWRGVGTGRELLRRLQELPGFGKQKAQIFLALLGKQLGVRPEGWREAAGDYGEPKSFRSVADITGPESLARVRAHKQETKAAAKAAKAAKATGTAGA, via the coding sequence ATGAACGTCACCCTGCACCTCGCCCAGGACCCCGAGGCCGACGAGCTGCTCGGCCGCAGTCCGCTCGCCGCGCTGACCGGCATGCTGCTGGACCAGCAGATCCCGATGGAGTGGGCGTTCAAGGGGCCCGCGACGATCGCCCGGCGCATGGGCGCGGAGGACCTGGACGCGCACGAGATCGCGGCGTACGACCCGGAGGAGTTCGCCGCGCTGCTGTCGGAGAAACCGGCCGTGCACCGCTACCCCGGGTCGATGGCGGGGCGCATCCAGCAGCTCTGCCAGTACCTCGTCGAGCACTACGACGGTGACGCCGAGGCCGTCTGGCGCGGTGTCGGGACCGGCCGGGAGCTGCTCCGGCGGCTTCAGGAGCTGCCCGGTTTCGGCAAGCAGAAGGCGCAGATCTTCCTCGCCCTGCTCGGCAAGCAGCTCGGCGTGCGGCCCGAGGGCTGGCGGGAGGCCGCGGGCGACTACGGCGAGCCGAAGTCCTTCCGGTCCGTCGCCGACATCACCGGGCCGGAGTCGCTGGCCAGGGTGCGGGCGCACAAGCAGGAGACGAAGGCCGCGGCGAAGGCGGCGAAGGCCGCCAAGGCCACCGGGACGGCCGGGGCGTAG
- a CDS encoding siderophore-interacting protein, whose product MGQGRGWEGAVLKLLRAKDFTLTVTGGQDVTAGYRRLHFTDGGLLAATGVHPTMWVRLWFDNAGRPHQRAYTLVDPDPAAGTFALEFALHEGCASDWARAARPGDTIEATVQGTGFPYPDPAPSHLFAVADPASLPALNSLLAALGRAPATLWFEGAPDGLPFRHTPGRHELRPVPRRDAGAHLVERVRAELPALVAQTPDPYVWIACDTVTTRALTSYVRKELGLPRQRVNALGYWRAA is encoded by the coding sequence ATGGGGCAGGGGCGGGGTTGGGAGGGCGCGGTCCTCAAACTGCTGCGGGCGAAGGACTTCACGTTGACGGTGACGGGCGGGCAGGACGTCACCGCCGGCTACCGGCGGCTGCACTTCACGGACGGCGGTCTGCTGGCCGCGACCGGCGTCCACCCCACGATGTGGGTCCGGCTGTGGTTCGACAACGCCGGCAGACCGCACCAGCGGGCCTACACCCTGGTCGACCCCGACCCGGCGGCCGGCACCTTCGCTCTGGAGTTCGCCCTGCACGAGGGGTGCGCCAGCGACTGGGCGCGGGCCGCGCGGCCCGGCGACACCATCGAGGCGACCGTCCAGGGCACCGGCTTCCCGTATCCCGATCCCGCGCCCTCCCACCTGTTCGCCGTCGCCGATCCGGCGTCCCTGCCCGCGCTCAACTCGCTGCTGGCGGCGCTGGGCCGGGCCCCCGCCACCCTCTGGTTCGAGGGCGCCCCGGACGGGCTGCCCTTCCGCCACACGCCCGGCCGGCACGAGCTGCGCCCGGTCCCCCGCCGCGACGCCGGCGCCCATCTCGTGGAGCGGGTGAGGGCGGAGCTGCCCGCCCTGGTGGCGCAGACGCCCGACCCCTATGTCTGGATCGCCTGCGACACGGTGACGACCCGGGCCCTGACGTCGTACGTCCGCAAGGAGCTCGGCCTGCCCAGGCAGCGGGTGAACGCCCTCGGGTACTGGCGCGCGGCCTGA
- a CDS encoding penicillin acylase family protein, translating into MGAEIFRDAWGIPHLRAGGVRELARAQGRVTARDRAWQLEVERHRAQGTSASFLGPEALPWDRFARRCLLADTARRCFAALEESDPETADWVRAYVDGVNEGLPEGASEEFARTGLAPGRWEPWTPLAVWLSTHILFAGFPAKLWREHVAGHLGPDAVALFATDGPGTAGSNGWLVAGERTVTGRAVIAGDPHRFIEDPGVYQQIHLSCPEFDVVGLAVPGVPGIAHFGHTGTVAWAITNAMADYQDLYRERLRRTGAGVEALGPDGVWHRAARHTETIEVAGEEPAEVEVIETDRGPVVIGGPEGLDGGDPADPSGIPVAISLRHPPRVTAELGFGALLPLLRARRVADVDRALDAWVEPVNVVQAADTEGGLLHRVAGRVPVRAAANGTRLVPAWEPGHAWRGWHETPRAGLTDGVAVMANQRGPAAPLGVEFAPPHRADRIAELLAGKDRWSAADMPAIHTDTHLASAAPLLDRIEALDGLTPRAAALRDRLLRWDRRMDAGSTDAAAYAAVRTALVRRLAAHPAFAALAVPPAYPEVFQPWLFLPTRIGYALEHLLRAPELYGVDRTAEVRAAVEEVAAGEAPGTWGDTHRLAPWRALPGAGYDEPGLSGDHDCVLCTSAVPGVTDRAARGPAARYVWDLARREDSGWVVPFGACGVPGSPHHRDQLPLWLRGDLVPVVTDFTRLHKETDV; encoded by the coding sequence GTGGGCGCCGAGATATTCCGTGATGCCTGGGGCATCCCGCACCTGCGGGCCGGTGGCGTGCGCGAACTCGCCCGCGCCCAGGGCCGGGTCACCGCCCGGGACCGGGCCTGGCAGCTCGAGGTCGAGCGGCACCGCGCGCAGGGCACCTCCGCCTCCTTCCTCGGCCCCGAGGCGCTGCCCTGGGACCGCTTCGCCCGCCGCTGTCTGCTCGCCGACACCGCCCGCCGCTGCTTCGCCGCCCTGGAGGAGTCCGACCCGGAGACGGCCGACTGGGTGCGGGCCTACGTCGACGGCGTGAACGAGGGCCTGCCCGAGGGCGCCTCCGAGGAGTTCGCCCGCACCGGACTCGCCCCCGGCCGCTGGGAGCCCTGGACCCCGCTCGCCGTCTGGCTCTCCACCCACATCCTCTTCGCGGGCTTCCCGGCCAAGCTGTGGCGCGAACACGTCGCCGGGCACCTCGGGCCCGACGCCGTCGCCCTGTTCGCCACCGACGGCCCCGGCACCGCGGGCAGCAACGGCTGGCTGGTCGCCGGGGAACGCACCGTCACCGGCCGGGCGGTGATCGCCGGCGACCCGCACCGCTTCATCGAGGATCCCGGCGTCTACCAGCAGATCCACCTGTCCTGCCCCGAGTTCGACGTGGTCGGCCTCGCCGTCCCCGGCGTCCCGGGCATCGCCCACTTCGGCCACACCGGCACGGTCGCCTGGGCCATCACCAACGCCATGGCCGACTACCAGGACCTGTACCGGGAGCGGCTGCGCCGCACCGGTGCCGGTGTCGAGGCGCTCGGCCCCGACGGCGTCTGGCACCGCGCCGCCCGCCACACCGAGACCATCGAGGTCGCCGGCGAGGAACCCGCCGAGGTCGAGGTGATCGAGACCGACCGGGGACCGGTCGTCATCGGAGGCCCGGAAGGGCTCGACGGCGGCGACCCGGCGGACCCCTCCGGCATCCCGGTCGCCATCAGCCTGCGCCACCCGCCCCGCGTCACCGCCGAGCTCGGCTTCGGCGCCCTGCTGCCGCTGCTGCGGGCCCGCCGGGTCGCCGACGTGGACCGCGCCCTGGACGCCTGGGTCGAACCGGTCAACGTGGTGCAGGCCGCCGACACCGAGGGCGGCCTGCTGCACCGGGTCGCGGGCCGGGTGCCCGTGCGCGCCGCCGCCAACGGCACCCGCCTGGTGCCCGCCTGGGAGCCCGGCCACGCCTGGCGGGGCTGGCACGAGACGCCCCGCGCCGGACTGACCGACGGCGTCGCCGTCATGGCCAACCAGCGCGGCCCCGCGGCCCCCCTCGGCGTCGAGTTCGCCCCGCCGCACCGCGCCGACCGGATCGCCGAGCTGCTCGCCGGCAAGGACCGCTGGTCGGCCGCCGACATGCCCGCCATCCACACCGACACCCACCTCGCCTCCGCCGCCCCCCTCCTGGACCGCATCGAGGCCCTCGACGGCCTCACCCCCCGGGCCGCCGCCCTCCGCGACCGCCTGCTGCGCTGGGACCGCCGCATGGACGCCGGCAGCACCGACGCGGCGGCGTACGCGGCGGTGCGCACGGCGCTCGTACGCCGGCTCGCGGCCCACCCGGCCTTCGCCGCGCTGGCCGTCCCGCCCGCCTACCCGGAGGTCTTCCAGCCCTGGCTGTTCCTGCCCACGCGCATCGGCTACGCCCTGGAACACCTCCTGCGCGCCCCCGAGCTGTACGGCGTCGACCGCACGGCCGAGGTCCGCGCCGCCGTAGAGGAGGTGGCCGCGGGGGAGGCGCCCGGCACCTGGGGCGACACCCACCGCCTCGCCCCCTGGCGGGCGCTCCCCGGCGCCGGGTACGACGAACCGGGCCTGTCCGGCGACCACGACTGCGTCCTGTGCACCTCCGCGGTGCCGGGCGTCACCGACCGCGCCGCGCGCGGCCCGGCCGCCCGGTACGTCTGGGACCTGGCCCGCCGGGAGGACAGCGGCTGGGTGGTCCCCTTCGGCGCCTGCGGCGTCCCCGGCTCCCCGCACCACCGCGACCAGCTGCCCCTGTGGCTGCGGGGCGACCTCGTCCCCGTCGTCACCGACTTCACCCGTCTGCACAAGGAGACCGATGTCTGA
- a CDS encoding GNAT family N-acetyltransferase yields the protein MSDPYASRTAVHEQRVDGFGTFRVLPLDAERDAGVLHRWVSEERAAFWGMNGLTREQVAGIYAHMDTLDTHHALLLVRDGEPAALLQTYEPDADRVGECYEVRPGDIGIHLLLAPAGADGARPGWTSALIAVITAYVFRTLGRTRIVIDPDVRNDKAIARFVKQGFTAGPEVVLPEIDLPDVYLPEKRAQLAFLDREVAFPG from the coding sequence ATGTCTGACCCGTACGCCTCCCGCACCGCCGTCCACGAACAGCGCGTCGACGGCTTCGGCACCTTCCGCGTCCTGCCGCTGGACGCCGAGCGCGACGCCGGAGTCCTGCACCGCTGGGTGAGCGAGGAGCGGGCCGCCTTCTGGGGCATGAACGGCCTGACGCGCGAGCAGGTGGCCGGGATCTACGCCCACATGGACACGCTCGACACCCACCACGCCCTGCTGCTGGTGAGGGACGGCGAGCCGGCCGCACTGCTGCAGACCTACGAGCCGGACGCCGACCGCGTCGGCGAGTGCTACGAGGTCCGCCCCGGCGACATCGGCATCCACCTGCTGCTCGCCCCCGCCGGAGCGGACGGCGCGCGGCCCGGCTGGACCTCCGCCCTGATCGCCGTGATCACGGCGTACGTCTTCCGGACCCTGGGCCGGACCCGCATCGTGATCGACCCGGACGTCCGCAACGACAAGGCGATCGCCCGCTTCGTCAAGCAGGGCTTCACCGCGGGCCCCGAGGTCGTCCTGCCCGAGATCGACCTGCCCGACGTGTACCTGCCGGAGAAGCGGGCCCAGCTCGCCTTCCTCGACCGGGAGGTAGCCTTCCCCGGGTGA
- a CDS encoding cupin domain-containing protein, which yields MTPEDLVARYGLRPLPREGGLFRRTWAGPDRPDGRPEGTAIVVLLTSADHSALHRLPTDEVWHFYLGDPLELLLLAPDGSSRTAVLGPDVLSGQQPQLTVPARTWMGGRVAAGGAWTFFGCTMAPGFTYEDYEHGDAAELTARYPARADRIAALCRP from the coding sequence GTGACCCCTGAGGACCTCGTCGCACGCTACGGTCTCCGGCCGCTCCCGCGCGAAGGCGGCCTGTTCCGCCGCACCTGGGCCGGACCGGACCGGCCCGACGGACGCCCGGAGGGCACGGCGATCGTCGTCCTCCTCACCTCCGCCGACCACTCCGCCCTGCACCGCCTGCCCACCGACGAGGTCTGGCACTTCTACCTCGGCGACCCGCTGGAGCTCCTGCTGCTCGCGCCCGACGGGTCGTCCCGGACGGCCGTGCTGGGACCGGACGTCCTGTCCGGCCAGCAGCCGCAGCTCACCGTGCCCGCCCGCACCTGGATGGGCGGCCGGGTCGCGGCGGGCGGCGCGTGGACCTTCTTCGGCTGCACGATGGCCCCCGGCTTCACCTACGAGGACTACGAGCACGGCGACGCGGCCGAACTCACGGCACGCTATCCGGCGCGGGCGGACCGCATCGCCGCCCTGTGCCGGCCCTGA
- a CDS encoding SDR family NAD(P)-dependent oxidoreductase — translation MKLLDGQVALVTGAGGGIGRGIALRFAEEGAAVALHCRTAVESARDVAARVRDLGGRAVVLRADLTDEDACRRLVGEAADWGGGRLTALVNNAGVQPVRELPGMTAAEWRDVVDTNLSGVFACTQAAAELMRPRGGGTITHIASVEASAPAPGHAPYCASKAAVVMHARSAALEYGPWGIRVNTVSPGLIDREGLADAWPEGVRRWRRAAPTGRLGRPEDVGDACVFLASGLASWVTGHDLVVDGGVSARPTW, via the coding sequence ATGAAGCTGCTGGACGGACAGGTCGCCCTCGTCACGGGCGCGGGCGGCGGCATCGGCCGGGGCATCGCCCTGCGCTTCGCCGAGGAGGGCGCGGCGGTCGCCCTGCACTGCCGTACGGCGGTGGAGTCGGCCCGCGACGTGGCCGCGCGCGTCCGCGACCTGGGCGGCCGGGCCGTCGTCCTGCGGGCCGACCTCACCGACGAGGACGCCTGCCGCCGCCTGGTCGGCGAGGCCGCCGACTGGGGCGGGGGACGGCTGACGGCGCTGGTCAACAACGCCGGGGTGCAGCCGGTGCGGGAACTGCCCGGCATGACGGCCGCCGAGTGGCGGGACGTCGTCGACACCAACCTCTCCGGCGTCTTCGCCTGCACCCAGGCGGCGGCCGAGCTGATGCGCCCCCGGGGCGGCGGCACGATCACCCACATCGCCTCCGTCGAGGCGAGCGCCCCCGCCCCGGGCCACGCCCCCTACTGCGCCTCCAAGGCGGCGGTCGTCATGCACGCCCGGTCGGCCGCCCTGGAGTACGGGCCCTGGGGAATCCGCGTCAACACCGTCTCGCCCGGCCTCATCGACCGCGAGGGCCTGGCCGACGCGTGGCCGGAGGGCGTACGGCGGTGGCGGCGGGCGGCGCCCACCGGACGCCTGGGCCGGCCCGAGGACGTGGGCGACGCGTGCGTCTTCCTGGCCTCCGGGCTGGCGTCCTGGGTCACGGGCCACGACCTGGTGGTGGACGGAGGGGTGTCGGCCCGGCCCACCTGGTGA
- a CDS encoding glycerophosphodiester phosphodiesterase: MSKRRTGVVVAVLSGLAMAMMSTAAHADEELDVIAHRGSSGMAPENTAAAVDLAIEQRSDFVEIDVQRTKDGKLVNFHDCTMERTTDVEEVYPGRPRYRVSDFTWAELRRLDAGSWFHEDYAGEPLMTVDEVIASVRNTRTGLLAEISPCGHYFGIATDFAQNLLGKPRYVQRALAEGELAVQSFQVDDAQEFHALLPEVPIGFLDANRPTEEELLQLSTWADQVNPQYTVTDQALVDRVHELGMDINVWTVDEPGAMRRMAGLGVDGIITDFPQSLTQR; encoded by the coding sequence GTGAGCAAGAGGCGCACCGGTGTCGTCGTGGCCGTGCTGAGTGGTCTGGCCATGGCGATGATGTCAACGGCCGCGCACGCCGACGAGGAGCTGGACGTCATCGCGCACCGCGGATCGTCGGGCATGGCGCCGGAGAACACCGCGGCGGCCGTCGACCTCGCCATCGAACAGCGGTCCGACTTCGTCGAGATCGACGTGCAGCGCACCAAGGACGGCAAACTGGTCAACTTCCACGACTGCACCATGGAGCGGACCACCGACGTCGAGGAGGTCTACCCGGGCCGTCCCAGATACCGGGTCTCCGACTTCACCTGGGCGGAGCTGCGCAGACTGGACGCCGGTTCCTGGTTCCACGAGGACTACGCCGGCGAACCGCTCATGACCGTCGACGAGGTCATCGCGAGCGTCAGGAACACCCGCACCGGACTGCTCGCCGAGATCAGCCCCTGCGGCCACTACTTCGGCATCGCGACCGACTTCGCCCAGAACCTGCTGGGCAAGCCGCGCTACGTGCAGCGCGCCCTCGCCGAGGGGGAGCTCGCCGTCCAGTCCTTCCAGGTGGACGACGCCCAGGAGTTCCACGCGCTGCTGCCCGAGGTCCCGATCGGCTTCCTGGACGCCAACCGCCCCACCGAGGAGGAACTCCTCCAGCTCAGCACGTGGGCGGACCAGGTGAACCCGCAGTACACGGTGACCGACCAGGCGCTGGTCGACCGGGTGCACGAACTGGGCATGGACATCAACGTGTGGACGGTCGACGAACCCGGCGCGATGCGCAGGATGGCCGGCCTGGGCGTCGACGGCATCATCACCGACTTCCCCCAGTCCCTCACCCAGCGCTGA
- a CDS encoding leucine-rich repeat domain-containing protein, which produces MPHVLNLWRRQLGAVPGSVWGRGELEVLILADNGLTELSPEIGRLTRLTTLDLGHNRLVSVPDALGELTGLSGCLYLHDNRLSGLPDSLGNLTRLGYLNVGENALTALPEAIGRMSGLVELRAQHNRLTTLPDGIGRLRDLRELWLRGNAIAGLPPSVAGLGELRHLDLRENALAELPPALAGLPRLRQLDVRSNRLTRVPDWVAELPSLEKLDLRWNDCAPSPAAMAELRRRGCVVLL; this is translated from the coding sequence ATGCCGCACGTGTTGAATCTGTGGCGTCGGCAGCTCGGGGCAGTGCCCGGGTCGGTGTGGGGGCGGGGTGAGCTGGAGGTGTTGATCCTGGCGGACAACGGGCTCACCGAGTTGTCGCCGGAGATCGGCCGGCTGACGCGGCTGACCACCCTGGACCTCGGTCACAACCGGCTCGTCTCGGTGCCGGACGCGCTCGGTGAGCTGACCGGGCTCAGTGGCTGCCTCTATCTGCACGACAACCGGTTGTCGGGGCTTCCGGACTCCCTGGGGAACCTGACGCGGCTGGGCTATCTCAACGTCGGTGAGAACGCCCTGACCGCCCTGCCCGAGGCCATCGGGCGGATGAGCGGGCTGGTCGAGCTGCGGGCGCAGCACAACCGCCTGACCACCCTGCCCGACGGCATCGGACGGCTGCGCGACCTGCGCGAACTGTGGCTCCGCGGGAACGCGATCGCCGGCCTGCCGCCGTCCGTGGCCGGACTGGGCGAGCTGCGCCATCTGGATCTGCGGGAGAACGCGCTCGCCGAGCTGCCCCCGGCGCTGGCCGGTCTGCCCCGGCTGCGCCAGCTCGATGTGCGGAGCAACCGCCTGACCCGGGTGCCGGACTGGGTGGCCGAGCTGCCCTCGCTGGAGAAGCTGGACCTGCGCTGGAACGACTGCGCGCCCTCTCCGGCGGCCATGGCCGAGCTGCGGCGGCGGGGGTGTGTCGTCCTGCTGTGA
- a CDS encoding DNA polymerase III subunit gamma and tau produces the protein MSSLALYRRYRPESFAEVIGQEHVTDPLQQALRNNRVNHAYLFSGPRGCGKTTSARILARCLNCEQGPTPTPCGECQSCQDLARNGPGSIDVIEIDAASHGGVDDARDLREKAFFGPARSRYKIYIIDEAHMVTSAGFNALLKVVEEPPEHLKFIFATTEPEKVIGTIRSRTHHYPFRLVPPGTLRDYLSAVCEQEKIPVEDGVLPLVVRAGAGSVRDSMSVMDQLLAGAGDEGVTYAMATALLGYTDGSLLDSVVEAFASGDGAAAFEVVDRVIESGNDPRRFVADLLERLRDLVILSAVPDAAEKGLIDAPVDVVERMQAQARSFGAAELSRAADLVNQGLTEMRGTTSPRLQLELICARVLLPTAYGDERSVMARLDRIERGVQFSAGAGAPAMGYVPGPDAHAGAPRSVPPAADPPRPGGRARVRPTGGRRTGRGAPPARHGRRAGRRRRRARCRRPAPPLPRPPPCRAHGARARSRTRPTPAPPPGTCRRRAAAAAPRPAPGHAAAAGSGAGRRLAHGGARGRRTARDARLALRRGAGSPRRCRRAAGRRFRLPSRGQRSRPPLALAEHPGGGQEPPPVHLDPAQPERPGDRLRRHHAPARLRQRRCPGQLPEQRQRGRAAPGAGGAVQRPVEDRGGRRPLRRRLGTAALRRTRLRLPRRSRTGRRRTGRRRTGRRRQRLRRQRLRRWRRALARAAAGRVPGARARRVRPGSGLLPARRPGSRPLGAGAATRLARGRHSRGRRSRPRRVGPVRQGTDRAGAGRDGRGGDRARVAAHE, from the coding sequence GTGTCGTCTCTCGCGCTCTACCGCCGCTACCGCCCGGAGTCCTTCGCCGAGGTCATCGGGCAGGAGCATGTCACTGACCCGCTGCAGCAGGCGCTGCGGAACAACCGGGTCAATCACGCGTACCTGTTCAGTGGTCCGCGCGGCTGCGGCAAGACGACGAGCGCGCGGATCCTGGCCCGCTGTCTGAACTGTGAGCAAGGCCCCACCCCGACGCCGTGCGGCGAGTGCCAGTCGTGCCAGGACCTGGCGCGCAACGGCCCGGGTTCGATCGACGTCATCGAGATCGACGCCGCCTCGCACGGCGGTGTGGACGACGCCCGCGACCTGCGGGAGAAGGCGTTCTTCGGGCCCGCCCGCAGCCGGTACAAGATCTACATCATCGACGAGGCCCACATGGTCACGTCGGCCGGCTTCAACGCTCTGCTCAAGGTCGTCGAGGAGCCGCCGGAGCATCTGAAGTTCATCTTCGCGACCACCGAGCCCGAGAAGGTCATCGGGACCATCCGGTCGCGGACCCACCACTACCCCTTCCGGCTGGTGCCGCCCGGGACCCTGCGCGACTACCTGTCCGCGGTGTGCGAGCAGGAGAAGATCCCCGTCGAGGACGGCGTGCTGCCGCTCGTCGTGCGCGCGGGCGCCGGCTCCGTACGAGACTCCATGTCCGTCATGGACCAGCTCCTCGCGGGCGCCGGCGACGAGGGCGTGACGTACGCCATGGCGACCGCCCTGCTCGGCTACACGGACGGTTCGCTGCTCGACTCCGTCGTCGAGGCTTTCGCCTCCGGGGACGGGGCCGCGGCCTTCGAGGTCGTGGACCGTGTCATCGAGAGCGGCAACGATCCGCGGCGCTTCGTCGCCGACCTGCTGGAGCGGCTCCGCGACCTGGTGATCCTCTCCGCCGTGCCGGACGCGGCGGAGAAGGGGCTGATCGACGCCCCGGTGGACGTCGTCGAGCGGATGCAGGCGCAGGCGCGGTCCTTCGGCGCCGCCGAGCTCAGCCGCGCCGCCGACCTCGTCAACCAGGGGCTCACCGAGATGCGGGGGACCACCTCCCCCCGTCTCCAGCTCGAGCTGATCTGCGCGCGCGTGCTGCTGCCCACGGCGTACGGCGACGAGCGGTCGGTGATGGCCCGCCTCGACCGGATCGAGCGCGGGGTGCAGTTCTCCGCGGGCGCGGGAGCCCCAGCGATGGGGTACGTGCCGGGCCCCGACGCCCACGCGGGCGCCCCCCGCTCCGTCCCGCCGGCGGCGGACCCGCCGCGGCCGGGCGGCCGTGCGCGCGTCCGGCCCACCGGCGGCCGCCGCACCGGCCGCGGGGCGCCACCGGCCCGGCACGGCCGCCGCGCCGGCCGCCGGAGGAGGCGTGCCCGCTGCCGCCGCCCGGCCCCGCCGCTCCCGCGCCCTCCGCCCTGTCGCGCCCACGGCGCCCGCGCCCGCTCCCGCACCCGCCCCACGCCCGCACCGCCGCCCGGCACCTGCCGCCGCCGCGCCGCCGCCGCGGCCCCGCGCCCGGCGCCTGGCCACGCCGCCGCGGCCGGCAGCGGCGCCGGCCGGCGGCTGGCCCACGGCGGCGCCCGCGGGCGGCGGACAGCCCGCGACGCCCGGCTCGCCCTCCGCCGCGGCGCCGGCTCCCCCCGCCGCTGCCGCCGCGCCGCCGGCCGCCGCTTCCGGCTTCCCTCCCGCGGGCAGCGGTCTCGACCCCCGCTCGCTCTGGCCGAACATCCTGGAGGCGGTCAAGAACCGCCGCCGGTTCACCTGGATCCTGCTCAGCCAGAACGCCCAGGTGACCGGCTTCGACGGCACCACGCTCCAGCTCGGCTTCGTCAACGCCGGTGCCCGGGACAACTTCCTGAGCAGCGGCAGCGAGGACGTGCTGCGCCAGGCGCTGGCGGGGCAGTTCAACGTCCAGTGGAAGATCGAGGCGGTCGTCGACCCCTCCGGCGGCGGCTCGGCACCGCCGCCCTCCGCCGGACCCGGCTCCGGCTTCCCCGGCGGTCACGGACCGGGCGGCGCCGCACCGGGCGGCGGCGCACCGGGCGGCGGCGGCAGCGGTTACGGCGGCAGCGGTTACGGCGGTGGCGGCGCGCCCTCGCCCGCGCAGCCGCCGGCCGCGTCCCCGGCGCCCGCGCCCGCCGCGTCCGCCCCGGCTCCGGCCTCCTCCCGGCCCGCCGCCCCGGCTCCCGCCCCCTCGGCGCCGGAGCCGCCACCCGTCTCGCCCGAGGACGACATTCCCGAGGACGACGATCCCGACCTCGACGAGTCGGCCCTGTCCGGCAAGGAACTGATCGTGCGGGAGCTGGGCGCGACGGTCGTGGAGGAGATCGCGCACGAGTAGCGGCGCACGAGTAG